The following are encoded together in the Nocardioides thalensis genome:
- a CDS encoding aldehyde dehydrogenase family protein, producing the protein MPDLYVDGRWRAAAAGGRREIRCPADGTLVAEVDEATAEDTAEAIAAAHRAFHEGPWPHTSARERGDLLLRVADLLERDKDAVARMESLDTGKRLVESEYDVDDIVSVFRYYGRVAAEDAGRVVDTGNADVVSRIVHEPIGVCGLISPWNYPLLQVSWKVAPCLAAGNTFVLKPSELTPHTAIHLMRLLEEAGLPAGVGNLVLGAGPEAGAPLSEDPRVDLVSFTGGLATGRAIAAAAAPTVKKVALELGGKNPNIVFADADLEVALDYALTAVFLHSGQVCSAGARLLVEESIHDRFVDALVERAGRIRLGGPFDEKAETGPLTSAGHRDKVEAYVAAGIAEGAVLRCGGKRPDATEQPELADGYYYLPTILDRCTSDMSVTQDESFGPVLTVETFTGEDDAVATANDSIYGLAGAVWTQDAGKAQRVAGRLRMGTVWINDYHPYVPQAEWGGYKQSGVGRELGLAGLDEYRETKHVWHNIRPAEQRWFAG; encoded by the coding sequence GTGCCGGATCTCTATGTCGACGGACGGTGGCGCGCTGCCGCCGCCGGTGGTCGGCGTGAGATCCGCTGCCCCGCCGACGGCACGCTGGTGGCCGAGGTCGACGAGGCTACTGCCGAGGACACCGCCGAGGCGATCGCCGCTGCCCACCGCGCCTTCCACGAGGGGCCGTGGCCGCACACGTCGGCGCGCGAGCGCGGTGACCTGCTGCTGCGCGTCGCCGACCTGCTCGAGCGCGACAAGGACGCGGTCGCGCGGATGGAGTCGCTCGACACCGGCAAGCGGCTCGTGGAGTCCGAGTACGACGTCGACGACATCGTGTCGGTGTTCCGCTACTACGGTCGTGTCGCCGCCGAGGACGCCGGGCGCGTGGTCGACACGGGCAACGCCGACGTCGTCAGCCGCATCGTCCACGAGCCGATCGGCGTCTGCGGCCTGATCTCGCCGTGGAACTACCCGCTGCTCCAGGTCTCCTGGAAGGTCGCTCCCTGCCTGGCCGCGGGCAACACGTTCGTGCTCAAGCCGAGCGAGCTCACGCCGCACACCGCGATCCACCTGATGCGTCTGCTCGAGGAGGCCGGGCTTCCGGCCGGGGTCGGCAACCTGGTCCTCGGCGCGGGACCCGAGGCGGGCGCGCCCCTCTCGGAGGACCCGCGGGTCGACCTGGTGTCGTTCACCGGCGGGCTGGCGACCGGCCGTGCGATCGCGGCCGCCGCGGCCCCCACGGTGAAGAAGGTCGCGCTCGAGCTCGGCGGCAAGAACCCCAACATCGTCTTCGCCGACGCCGACCTCGAAGTCGCCCTCGACTACGCGCTGACGGCGGTCTTCCTGCACTCCGGCCAGGTCTGCTCCGCGGGTGCGCGGCTGCTCGTCGAGGAGTCGATCCACGACCGGTTCGTCGACGCGCTCGTCGAGCGGGCCGGACGGATCCGGCTCGGCGGACCGTTCGACGAGAAGGCCGAGACCGGGCCGCTCACCAGCGCGGGCCACCGCGACAAGGTCGAGGCGTACGTCGCCGCCGGGATCGCCGAGGGCGCCGTCCTCCGCTGCGGCGGGAAGCGCCCCGACGCAACCGAGCAGCCCGAGCTCGCCGACGGCTACTACTACCTGCCGACGATCCTCGACCGCTGCACCAGTGACATGTCGGTGACCCAGGACGAGTCGTTCGGACCGGTGCTGACCGTCGAGACGTTCACCGGCGAGGACGACGCCGTCGCCACGGCCAACGACTCGATCTACGGCTTGGCGGGCGCGGTGTGGACCCAGGACGCCGGCAAGGCGCAGCGGGTCGCCGGCCGGCTGCGCATGGGGACGGTCTGGATCAACGACTACCACCCCTACGTGCCGCAGGCCGAGTGGGGCGGCTACAAGCAGTCCGGCGTCGGCCGTGAGCTCGGGCTCGCCGGGCTGGACGAGTACCGCGAGACCAAGCACGTGTGGCACAACATCCGGCCCGCCGAGCAGCGCTGGTTCGCCGGGTAG
- a CDS encoding betaine/proline/choline family ABC transporter ATP-binding protein, whose amino-acid sequence MTAALSVDGLWKIFGPRADKIIGTPDADLPRAELKAKTGCVAGVKDVSFDVAPGEVFVVMGLSGSGKSTLVRCLTRLIEPTAGKVNIDGTDVTSASEAELRELRRSKVSMVFQHFGLLPHRQVIDNVAYGLEVRGIGKKERRAKAAEVVSLVGLDGFEKSYPDQLSGGMQQRVGLARALANDPSILLFDEPFSALDPLIRRDMQNEVIRLHRELGKTMVFITHDLQEALKLGDRILIMRDGEIVQIGAPDEVVGAPADDYVRDFVSEVPRSHVLTLKWVMRDPKPGDSMDGPVMGSDTIVRQAAQAALASDHPVRVVDGDERVIGIVDDDAILRVVVAEEEAHA is encoded by the coding sequence ATGACGGCAGCCCTGTCAGTCGACGGTCTCTGGAAGATCTTCGGGCCGCGAGCGGACAAGATCATCGGTACGCCGGACGCGGACCTCCCGCGCGCCGAGCTCAAGGCGAAGACCGGCTGCGTCGCCGGCGTCAAGGACGTGTCCTTCGACGTGGCGCCCGGCGAGGTGTTCGTGGTCATGGGCCTCTCCGGCTCGGGCAAGTCGACGCTCGTCCGCTGCCTGACCCGGCTGATCGAGCCGACCGCGGGCAAGGTCAACATCGACGGCACCGACGTCACGTCGGCCTCGGAGGCGGAGCTGCGCGAGCTGCGCCGCAGCAAGGTCTCCATGGTGTTCCAGCACTTCGGGCTGCTCCCGCACCGACAGGTGATCGACAACGTCGCCTACGGCCTGGAGGTCCGCGGGATCGGCAAGAAGGAGCGCCGAGCCAAGGCCGCGGAGGTCGTGTCGCTCGTCGGCCTCGACGGCTTCGAGAAGTCCTATCCCGACCAGCTCTCCGGGGGCATGCAGCAGCGGGTGGGGCTCGCACGCGCCCTCGCCAACGACCCGAGCATCCTGCTGTTCGACGAGCCGTTCTCGGCCCTCGACCCGCTGATCCGGCGCGACATGCAGAACGAGGTCATCCGGCTGCACCGCGAGCTCGGCAAGACGATGGTCTTCATCACCCACGACCTGCAGGAGGCGCTCAAGCTCGGTGACCGGATCCTGATCATGCGCGACGGCGAGATCGTGCAGATCGGCGCACCGGACGAGGTCGTCGGCGCTCCGGCCGACGACTACGTGCGCGACTTCGTCTCCGAGGTGCCGCGCTCGCACGTCCTCACCCTGAAGTGGGTGATGCGCGACCCGAAGCCCGGCGACTCGATGGACGGACCCGTCATGGGCTCGGACACGATCGTGCGCCAGGCGGCGCAGGCCGCCCTCGCCTCCGACCACCCGGTCCGCGTCGTCGACGGTGACGAGCGGGTCATCGGCATCGTCGACGACGACGCGATCCTGCGGGTCGTCGTCGCGGAGGAAGAGGCGCACGCATGA
- a CDS encoding ABC transporter substrate-binding protein, translating into MALVLTACGESSIDDETEANESQAAELGDCGEINMAVNPWVGYEASAYVVGHVAEEQLGCKVNYKDIKEDVAWQGFGTGEVDVIIEDWGHPDLEKKFFAEQGDGSAMDLGPQGNVGIIGWFVPPWLAEEHPEVLDYKNLNDFAEEFATSETGDKGQFLGADPSYVQFDEAIISNLGLDFEVVFSGSEAASITAFQQAEENKEFLIGYFYEPQWLFAEIPLERVALPPYEEGCQDDPAEVDCDYPETVLKKIGSTSWVEEGGPGVELVQNFEWTNDDQNTVAKYISEDGMSPEDAAAQWVEDNQDVVDAWLPQ; encoded by the coding sequence GTGGCGCTCGTGCTCACCGCCTGCGGCGAGAGCTCGATCGACGACGAGACCGAGGCCAACGAGTCGCAGGCCGCGGAGCTCGGCGACTGCGGCGAGATCAACATGGCCGTGAACCCGTGGGTGGGCTACGAGGCGAGCGCCTACGTCGTCGGCCACGTCGCCGAGGAGCAGCTCGGCTGCAAGGTCAACTACAAGGACATCAAGGAGGACGTCGCCTGGCAGGGCTTCGGCACCGGCGAGGTCGACGTGATCATCGAGGACTGGGGCCACCCGGACCTGGAGAAGAAGTTCTTCGCCGAGCAGGGCGACGGCAGCGCGATGGACCTCGGCCCGCAGGGCAACGTGGGCATCATCGGCTGGTTCGTCCCGCCGTGGCTGGCCGAGGAGCACCCGGAGGTCCTTGACTACAAGAACCTCAACGACTTCGCCGAGGAGTTCGCCACCTCCGAGACCGGTGACAAGGGCCAGTTCCTCGGCGCGGACCCGTCGTACGTGCAGTTCGACGAGGCGATCATCAGCAACCTCGGCCTCGACTTCGAGGTGGTCTTCTCCGGCAGCGAGGCGGCGAGCATCACCGCCTTCCAGCAGGCCGAGGAGAACAAGGAGTTCCTGATCGGCTACTTCTACGAGCCGCAATGGCTGTTCGCCGAGATCCCGCTCGAGCGGGTCGCGCTGCCGCCGTACGAGGAGGGCTGCCAGGACGACCCGGCCGAGGTCGACTGCGACTACCCCGAGACCGTGCTGAAGAAGATCGGCTCGACCTCGTGGGTCGAGGAGGGCGGTCCCGGCGTCGAGCTGGTCCAGAACTTCGAGTGGACCAACGACGACCAGAACACCGTCGCGAAGTACATCTCGGAGGACGGCATGTCGCCCGAGGACGCCGCCGCGCAGTGGGTGGAGGACAACCAGGACGTCGTCGACGCCTGGCTGCCGCAGTGA
- a CDS encoding ABC transporter permease, producing MSTLAPERPDAAEPEERPPVEKPRPPLLSSRWLWALGIIGLWIVIWAVTKGNDTLELAGRERTSVHDALAGFRDDVLASRDSNPIIQLTYEIGGWFNSFVDWLQRMISVENFPRPVPEVGWLGVTAVATWIGLAIAGWRIAILVALSFLSFGVFDYWSGAIDLLIVTFVAVGVSVLIGLPLAVLLGTGNRVVHSVMTTALDIFQTMPTFVYLAPVALFFGIGASGAVVCTLLYALPPIIRVAGHGIRTVSETTIEATDSAGQTRWQRLTKVQLPMARRTIVVGLNQTILAALSMATIAAFIDGPGAGQDVLDSLKTVDTGGGFVPGALIVVIAIMLDRTTTAASEYSERAARGGVDLRRRRIVLAVAAVPVIVCLYLSRQYPWAAEFEETGWRTRLADLVNDFFDWFTDVFRDVTQGFKDLISAVLLNPLESLLAESPWWLVAAALLGLAFVLGGLRALLPTVVCVAGLLYFGLWNDAMITLNMTLVGTVLVMVLALVFGVWMARSPKMDLVLRPLLDTGQTIPPFVYMIPVLALFGTTRFSAIVAGVVYAAPVAIKLVADGVKGVSASTLEATRSTGSTTWQEITKVQLPMARGHLVLAANQGLLYVLAMAVIGGLVGAGGLGYDVVLGFARSEEWGFGAAAGISIVLLGIMVDRIARGAADKTSR from the coding sequence ATGAGCACCCTGGCGCCTGAGCGGCCTGACGCCGCAGAGCCGGAGGAACGGCCGCCGGTCGAGAAGCCGCGACCGCCGCTGCTGTCCTCGCGCTGGCTGTGGGCGCTCGGCATCATCGGGCTCTGGATCGTCATCTGGGCGGTCACCAAGGGCAACGACACGCTCGAGCTGGCTGGTCGCGAGCGCACCTCTGTCCACGACGCGCTCGCGGGATTCCGTGACGACGTGCTCGCGAGCCGCGACAGCAACCCGATCATCCAGCTCACCTACGAGATCGGCGGCTGGTTCAACTCGTTCGTCGACTGGCTGCAACGGATGATCTCCGTCGAGAACTTCCCGCGGCCGGTGCCCGAGGTCGGGTGGTTGGGCGTCACCGCGGTCGCGACGTGGATCGGGCTTGCCATCGCGGGTTGGCGGATCGCCATCCTCGTCGCCCTGTCGTTCCTGTCCTTCGGCGTCTTCGACTACTGGTCAGGTGCGATCGACCTCTTGATCGTGACCTTCGTCGCCGTCGGCGTGTCGGTGCTGATCGGTCTGCCGCTCGCGGTCCTCCTCGGCACCGGCAACCGGGTGGTCCACTCGGTGATGACGACAGCGCTCGACATCTTCCAGACGATGCCGACCTTCGTCTACCTGGCCCCGGTGGCGCTGTTCTTCGGCATCGGCGCGTCGGGCGCAGTGGTCTGCACCCTGCTCTACGCGCTACCGCCGATCATCAGGGTCGCGGGCCACGGGATCCGCACCGTCTCAGAGACGACGATCGAGGCCACCGACTCGGCGGGGCAGACCCGCTGGCAGCGACTGACCAAGGTGCAGCTGCCGATGGCGCGCCGGACGATCGTGGTCGGGCTCAACCAGACGATCCTGGCCGCGTTGTCGATGGCGACCATCGCGGCGTTCATCGATGGTCCGGGAGCCGGGCAGGACGTGCTCGACAGCCTGAAGACCGTCGACACCGGCGGTGGCTTCGTGCCCGGTGCGCTGATCGTGGTGATCGCCATCATGCTCGACCGCACAACGACAGCGGCCAGTGAGTACAGCGAACGTGCTGCCCGCGGCGGCGTCGACCTGAGGCGTCGGCGGATCGTCCTGGCCGTGGCCGCGGTGCCGGTCATCGTCTGCCTCTATCTGTCGCGCCAATACCCGTGGGCGGCTGAGTTCGAGGAGACCGGCTGGCGGACGCGCCTCGCAGATCTCGTCAACGACTTCTTCGACTGGTTCACCGACGTGTTCCGCGACGTCACCCAGGGCTTCAAGGACCTGATCAGCGCCGTCCTTCTCAACCCGCTGGAGTCGCTCCTCGCCGAGTCGCCCTGGTGGCTGGTCGCGGCGGCGCTTCTCGGCCTGGCCTTCGTGCTCGGCGGCCTCCGCGCGTTGCTCCCGACCGTGGTGTGCGTCGCCGGGCTTCTCTACTTCGGGCTGTGGAACGACGCGATGATCACCCTCAACATGACGCTGGTCGGCACCGTCCTGGTCATGGTGCTCGCCCTCGTCTTCGGTGTGTGGATGGCCCGCAGTCCGAAGATGGACCTCGTGCTGCGGCCGCTCCTCGACACCGGCCAGACCATCCCGCCGTTCGTCTACATGATCCCGGTGCTGGCGCTCTTCGGCACGACCCGGTTCAGTGCGATCGTCGCTGGCGTCGTCTATGCGGCACCCGTCGCGATCAAGCTCGTGGCCGACGGGGTGAAGGGTGTCTCCGCCTCGACGCTCGAAGCGACCCGCTCGACGGGCTCCACGACCTGGCAGGAGATCACCAAGGTCCAGCTGCCGATGGCGCGCGGCCACCTGGTGCTGGCGGCCAACCAGGGTCTGCTCTACGTGCTGGCGATGGCGGTCATCGGCGGCCTGGTCGGCGCGGGCGGGCTGGGCTACGACGTGGTGCTCGGGTTCGCCCGCTCGGAGGAGTGGGGCTTCGGCGCCGCAGCCGGCATCAGCATCGTGCTGCTCGGGATCATGGTCGACCGGATCGCACGGGGGGCGGCAGACAAGACGTCTCGGTAG
- a CDS encoding IclR family transcriptional regulator, with protein sequence MSNADGAGVQSVDRALTILEQLARHGEAGVTEIAGELGVHKSTAFRLVATLEAHRLVEQTEDRGKYRLGVGLLRLAGATTARLDLVQEARPVTRQLASDTGETVNIAVLSEHSALYLDQIAGSSALQPHNWVGQHIPLHATSNGKVLLSGLDKQRLDATLSRLAAYTPATITSKGKLRAELERVREQGYALAIDELEVGLTAAAAPIRNVHGDVVASMSVSGPSFRVNGDRVDEIIRAVVAAAEEVSHRLGWGQR encoded by the coding sequence ATGAGCAACGCTGACGGTGCGGGGGTGCAGTCGGTCGATCGCGCGCTGACGATCCTCGAGCAGCTCGCCCGGCACGGCGAGGCCGGCGTCACCGAGATCGCCGGCGAGCTCGGCGTGCACAAGAGCACGGCGTTCCGGCTGGTCGCGACGCTCGAGGCGCACCGGCTCGTCGAGCAGACCGAGGACCGCGGCAAGTACCGCCTCGGGGTCGGCCTCCTTCGCCTGGCCGGCGCGACCACGGCCCGGCTCGACCTCGTGCAGGAGGCGCGGCCGGTGACCCGCCAGCTCGCGTCGGACACCGGAGAGACCGTCAACATCGCGGTGCTGTCGGAGCACTCGGCGCTCTACCTGGACCAGATCGCGGGGTCCTCCGCGCTCCAGCCCCACAACTGGGTGGGCCAGCACATCCCGCTGCACGCGACCAGCAACGGCAAGGTGCTGCTCAGCGGGCTCGACAAGCAGCGCCTCGACGCCACGTTGTCCCGCCTGGCGGCGTACACCCCGGCGACGATCACGTCGAAGGGCAAGCTGCGAGCCGAGCTCGAGCGGGTGCGGGAGCAGGGCTACGCCCTCGCCATCGACGAGCTCGAGGTCGGTCTCACCGCCGCGGCCGCGCCGATCCGCAACGTGCACGGCGACGTCGTCGCGTCGATGAGCGTTTCCGGGCCGAGCTTCCGGGTGAACGGCGACCGCGTCGACGAGATCATCCGGGCGGTGGTGGCCGCCGCCGAGGAGGTCTCCCACCGGCTCGGCTGGGGTCAACGTTAG
- a CDS encoding FAD-dependent oxidoreductase — MATVPSSARVVVIGAGIVGNSLVHHLARLGWRDMVQIDQGPLPNPGGSTGHASNFIFPVDHSREITDLTLDSMRQYKELGVFTESGGFELARTPARMEELRRRMSSAKAWGIEAELVSPEFVKEKVPFIETDQFIGAFWTPSVGVVDSLRAGTIMREGAVDAGALTVVPNVEVLGMDTEEGADGRRRITRVRTDAGDIEAEHVVIATGVWSPKLGDMAGISIPLTPAVHQMISVGPCPQLTEREGEISFPIVRDMDTFCYERQHGADMEVGSYAHRAILHEPEDIPSLEQAKLSPTEMPFTSDDFDPQLEQAYELMPELLGAEGAEMRYAINGLLSLTCDGAPILGESDVKGLWTASAVWIKEGPGVGRAVAEWMTHGYSEIDLSHSDIARFHDHQKRREHTRRRTTESFIKTYGIVHPAEQYESDRDQRLSPMHESQKKLGAFFFETAGWERPHWYESNADLLDVYGDAVMPRTHEWDARWWSPIINAEHLRMREAAGVIDLSAFQVIDIVGPAALDAVQRTCVAQCNVAVGKVVYTPVLNAAGGFLSDLTVMRLDEDHFRVVTGGAHGPVDRKTFADQLALVNDGTTTLTDVTDAVSTIGLWGPRARDILASLTSDDVSDEGFGFLTCREIQVGGVTVLASRISYVGELGWELYVAMDDAAELWDTLLDAGAAHGARPVGIGVYGTTGRIEKGYRAYGFELDAERSIVEAGMQRPKVKAADFVGKEAYLRQREEAPKTVLCTLTVEDHTSASGEKRYMLGGEPILTRGGGTLTDGHGHHPYVTTAGSAPSLGKHVLMAYLPPEQAVIGTELAVSYMEELYPVTVRSVDATPLLDPANERIR, encoded by the coding sequence ATGGCCACCGTCCCCAGCTCGGCCCGCGTCGTCGTCATCGGAGCCGGCATCGTCGGCAACAGCCTCGTGCACCACCTGGCGCGCCTCGGGTGGCGCGACATGGTGCAGATCGACCAGGGGCCGCTCCCGAACCCGGGCGGCTCGACCGGTCACGCGTCGAACTTCATCTTCCCGGTCGACCACTCCCGGGAGATCACGGACCTGACGCTCGACTCAATGCGGCAGTACAAGGAGCTCGGCGTCTTCACGGAGTCCGGCGGCTTCGAGCTCGCGCGCACGCCAGCGCGGATGGAGGAGCTGCGAAGGCGCATGTCGAGCGCCAAGGCCTGGGGGATCGAGGCCGAGCTGGTCTCGCCGGAGTTCGTGAAGGAGAAGGTGCCCTTCATCGAGACCGACCAGTTCATCGGTGCCTTCTGGACCCCGAGCGTCGGCGTGGTCGACTCGCTGCGCGCGGGCACGATCATGCGCGAGGGCGCGGTCGACGCGGGTGCGTTGACCGTCGTACCCAACGTCGAGGTGCTGGGCATGGACACCGAGGAGGGCGCCGACGGTCGCCGGCGGATCACCCGCGTGCGCACCGACGCGGGCGACATCGAGGCCGAGCACGTCGTGATCGCGACCGGCGTGTGGAGCCCCAAGCTGGGCGACATGGCCGGCATCAGCATCCCGCTGACACCCGCCGTGCACCAGATGATCAGCGTCGGCCCGTGCCCGCAGCTGACCGAGCGCGAGGGCGAGATCTCGTTCCCGATCGTGCGCGACATGGACACGTTCTGCTACGAGCGCCAGCACGGCGCCGACATGGAGGTCGGCTCCTACGCGCACCGCGCGATCCTGCACGAGCCCGAGGACATCCCCTCGCTCGAGCAGGCCAAGCTGTCGCCGACCGAGATGCCGTTCACGTCCGACGACTTCGACCCGCAGCTCGAGCAGGCCTACGAGCTGATGCCCGAGCTGCTCGGGGCCGAGGGCGCCGAGATGCGCTACGCGATCAACGGCCTGCTCTCGCTCACCTGCGACGGTGCGCCGATCCTGGGGGAGAGCGACGTGAAGGGCCTCTGGACGGCCTCGGCGGTCTGGATCAAGGAGGGCCCGGGCGTCGGCCGGGCGGTCGCGGAGTGGATGACCCACGGCTACTCCGAGATCGACCTCAGCCACAGCGACATCGCCCGGTTCCACGACCATCAGAAGCGGCGCGAGCACACGCGGCGCCGTACAACCGAGTCGTTCATCAAGACCTACGGCATCGTGCACCCGGCCGAGCAGTACGAGTCCGACCGTGACCAGCGGCTCTCGCCCATGCACGAGTCGCAGAAGAAGCTCGGCGCGTTCTTCTTCGAGACCGCAGGCTGGGAGCGGCCGCACTGGTACGAGTCGAACGCCGACCTGCTCGACGTGTACGGCGACGCGGTCATGCCGCGCACGCACGAGTGGGACGCCCGCTGGTGGAGCCCGATCATCAACGCCGAGCACCTGCGGATGCGCGAGGCGGCAGGTGTCATCGACCTGTCGGCGTTCCAGGTCATCGACATCGTCGGGCCGGCGGCCCTCGACGCCGTGCAGCGCACGTGCGTCGCGCAGTGCAACGTCGCGGTCGGGAAGGTCGTCTACACGCCGGTGCTCAACGCGGCCGGCGGCTTCCTCTCCGACCTGACCGTGATGCGGCTGGACGAGGACCACTTCCGGGTGGTCACCGGTGGTGCGCACGGCCCGGTGGACCGGAAGACGTTCGCCGACCAGCTGGCGCTCGTCAACGACGGCACCACGACGCTGACCGACGTCACCGACGCCGTCTCGACGATCGGTCTCTGGGGACCGCGCGCACGCGACATCCTCGCCTCGCTCACGTCCGACGACGTCTCCGACGAGGGCTTCGGGTTCCTCACCTGCCGCGAGATCCAGGTCGGCGGCGTGACCGTGCTGGCGTCCCGCATCTCCTACGTCGGCGAGCTCGGCTGGGAGCTCTACGTCGCCATGGACGACGCCGCGGAGCTGTGGGACACCCTGCTCGACGCCGGCGCCGCGCACGGGGCCCGTCCCGTCGGCATCGGCGTCTACGGCACCACCGGCCGTATCGAGAAGGGCTACCGCGCCTACGGCTTCGAGCTCGACGCCGAGCGCTCGATCGTCGAGGCCGGCATGCAGCGGCCGAAGGTCAAGGCGGCCGACTTCGTCGGCAAGGAGGCCTACCTCCGGCAGCGGGAGGAGGCGCCGAAGACCGTGCTGTGCACCCTGACCGTCGAGGACCACACGTCGGCGTCGGGGGAGAAGCGCTACATGCTCGGCGGCGAGCCGATCCTGACGCGCGGCGGCGGCACGCTCACCGACGGCCACGGCCACCACCCCTACGTCACGACCGCCGGCTCCGCCCCGTCGCTCGGCAAGCACGTGCTGATGGCCTACCTGCCGCCGGAGCAGGCCGTCATCGGCACCGAGCTCGCGGTGTCCTACATGGAGGAGCTCTACCCGGTCACGGTCCGCTCGGTCGACGCCACCCCGCTGCTCGACCCCGCCAACGAGCGGATCCGCTGA
- the betA gene encoding choline dehydrogenase — MGAERYDYVIVGGGSAGCALANRLSADPGTSVLVLEAGRSDYRIDPFIHMPAALPFPIGSRFYDWKYESDPEPDLGGRRVFHARGKVLGGSSSINGMIFQRGNPLDYERWGAEPGMKEWDYLHCLPYFKKMESCLAGADEWRGGDGPLKLERGPATNPLFDAFFKATVEAGYHLTDDVNGYRQEGFAKFDRNVYRGRRYSAARAYLHPVRHRKNLTVRTLTLVTKVRFEGKRAVGVDYERARRRHSVDAGEVILCGGAINTPQLLQLSGVGDEALLKKHGVPVVHHLPGVGENLQDHLEVYIQYASKQPVSIAPGLAWHQRPKIAYQWLFQRKGLGATNHFEGGGFARSNDDVDYPNLMFHFLPIAIRYDGTSPVEGHGYQVHIGPMYADTRGWVRIKSRDPRQHPSIRFNYLSTPTDRKEWVEAIRVARDILNQPAFAPYNDGEISPGPSVETDEEILEWVRKDAETALHPSCTAKMGVDEMSVVDPATMKVHGTEGLRVVDASVFPFVTNGNIYAPVMMVAEKAADLIAGNTPLPPADVPYYRYRDGMPLYPPGDPRNGTSPDEGKAP, encoded by the coding sequence ATGGGTGCGGAACGGTACGACTACGTCATCGTGGGCGGGGGATCCGCGGGGTGCGCCCTGGCCAACCGCCTCTCGGCAGACCCGGGCACGTCCGTCCTGGTGCTGGAGGCGGGACGGTCGGACTACCGGATCGACCCGTTCATCCACATGCCCGCGGCGCTCCCGTTCCCGATCGGCAGCCGGTTCTACGACTGGAAGTACGAGTCGGACCCGGAGCCCGACCTCGGCGGCCGCCGCGTGTTCCATGCCCGCGGCAAGGTCCTCGGCGGCTCCAGCAGCATCAACGGCATGATCTTCCAGCGCGGCAACCCGCTCGACTACGAGCGCTGGGGCGCCGAGCCGGGGATGAAGGAGTGGGACTACCTCCACTGCCTGCCCTACTTCAAGAAGATGGAGAGCTGCCTCGCCGGCGCCGACGAGTGGCGCGGGGGAGACGGCCCGCTCAAGCTCGAGCGCGGCCCGGCGACCAACCCGCTGTTCGACGCGTTCTTCAAGGCGACGGTCGAGGCCGGCTACCACCTCACCGACGACGTCAACGGCTACCGGCAGGAGGGGTTCGCCAAGTTCGACCGCAACGTCTACCGCGGGCGCCGCTACTCCGCCGCGCGCGCCTACCTGCACCCGGTCCGACACCGGAAGAACCTCACGGTCCGGACGCTCACGCTGGTGACCAAGGTGCGGTTCGAGGGAAAGCGCGCCGTCGGGGTCGACTACGAGCGCGCCCGTCGCCGGCACAGCGTCGACGCCGGCGAGGTGATCCTCTGCGGTGGCGCGATCAACACCCCACAGCTGCTCCAGCTCTCCGGTGTCGGCGACGAGGCGCTGCTCAAGAAGCACGGGGTCCCCGTCGTCCACCACCTGCCCGGCGTGGGGGAGAACCTCCAGGACCACCTCGAGGTCTACATCCAGTACGCGTCGAAGCAGCCGGTCTCGATCGCGCCCGGCCTGGCCTGGCACCAGCGTCCGAAGATCGCCTACCAGTGGCTCTTCCAGCGCAAGGGGCTCGGCGCCACCAACCACTTCGAGGGCGGCGGGTTCGCGCGCAGCAACGACGACGTCGACTACCCCAACCTGATGTTCCACTTCCTGCCGATCGCGATCAGGTACGACGGCACCTCGCCCGTCGAGGGTCACGGCTACCAGGTGCACATCGGGCCCATGTACGCCGACACCCGCGGCTGGGTGCGGATCAAGTCCCGCGACCCGCGGCAGCACCCGTCGATCCGGTTCAACTACCTGTCCACGCCCACCGACCGCAAGGAGTGGGTCGAGGCCATCCGGGTGGCGCGCGACATCCTCAACCAGCCCGCCTTCGCGCCGTACAACGACGGCGAGATCTCGCCCGGCCCGTCGGTCGAGACTGACGAGGAGATCCTGGAGTGGGTGCGCAAGGACGCCGAGACCGCGCTGCACCCCTCGTGCACCGCGAAGATGGGCGTCGACGAGATGTCGGTGGTCGACCCGGCCACGATGAAGGTGCACGGCACCGAGGGGCTGCGGGTGGTCGACGCCTCGGTCTTCCCGTTCGTCACGAACGGCAACATCTACGCGCCGGTGATGATGGTGGCCGAGAAGGCCGCCGACCTGATCGCCGGAAATACGCCGCTTCCGCCCGCGGACGTGCCTTACTACCGCTATCGGGACGGCATGCCGTTGTACCCGCCGGGTGACCCGCGCAACGGCACCAGCCCAGACGAAGGGAAGGCGCCATGA